In one Gemmatimonadota bacterium genomic region, the following are encoded:
- a CDS encoding glycerophosphodiester phosphodiesterase has translation MPFALLPLWLAAALLAFSARPVVIAHRGASGTNPEHTFASYDRAIAMGADYIEQDLQMTSDSVLVVLHDPTLNRTARGDAADCTGRVIDHTLAQLRRCSAGQWFNERQPTLATPAFADARIPTLEELFQRYGARANYYIETKNPEDAPGMERRLLGLVRQYRLMPGEAPRGQVVVQSFSQRSLRLVHELAPTLPLVQLLSEPIPRAALDSAFTEIARYADGVGPDRKLVDSAFVASAHAHCLAIHPYTVDDERDMRRLLALGVDGLFTNFADRLRALAPGAPAPMTPRCTR, from the coding sequence ATGCCCTTTGCACTCCTACCGCTCTGGTTGGCCGCGGCGTTGCTCGCTTTCAGTGCCCGCCCCGTCGTCATCGCCCACCGGGGAGCTTCGGGTACGAATCCCGAGCATACGTTCGCGTCGTACGACCGCGCGATAGCGATGGGCGCCGATTATATCGAGCAGGATTTGCAGATGACGAGCGATTCCGTGCTCGTCGTGCTCCACGATCCGACGCTCAATCGCACCGCGCGCGGCGATGCGGCCGACTGCACGGGGCGCGTCATCGACCACACCCTTGCGCAGCTACGGCGCTGCAGCGCTGGCCAGTGGTTCAACGAGCGGCAGCCGACGCTCGCCACTCCCGCATTTGCCGATGCACGCATTCCGACCCTCGAGGAGTTGTTTCAGCGGTACGGCGCACGGGCGAACTACTACATCGAAACCAAAAACCCCGAAGACGCGCCCGGGATGGAGCGGCGACTCCTTGGCCTGGTGCGTCAGTACCGACTGATGCCGGGCGAGGCGCCGCGTGGGCAGGTGGTGGTGCAGTCGTTCAGCCAGCGCAGTTTGCGACTCGTGCATGAACTCGCGCCCACGCTGCCGCTGGTGCAGTTGCTGAGTGAGCCGATTCCGCGCGCGGCCCTCGATTCCGCATTCACCGAGATTGCCCGCTACGCCGACGGCGTGGGTCCCGACCGCAAACTGGTGGACAGCGCCTTTGTGGCGTCGGCGCACGCGCACTGTCTGGCGATACATCCCTACACCGTGGACGACGAGCGCGACATGCGCCGACTTCTCGCACTCGGCGTAGACGGACTGTTCACGAATTTCGCCGACCGTCTGCGCGCGCTCGCCCCTGGCGCGCCGGCGCCCATGACGCCGCGCTGCACGCGATAA